Proteins encoded in a region of the Isosphaeraceae bacterium EP7 genome:
- a CDS encoding deoxyribonuclease IV produces the protein MAHLLGAHMSIAGGHDRAIRAANAANCTSLQIFTKNNNQWAAPALKEEGVAAFRQLLDESKISRPVAHNSYLINLASADDLLWRKSIAAMIVELERGEALGLADLVAHPGAHVGSGEEEGLKRIAEGLDEIHRATRGLEIRIALETTAGQGSCLGHRFEHLARIMDEVAEPERLGVCVDTCHLFAAGYRLGTQLEYDETFGEFDRLVGLGRVRVLHLNDSAREFGCRVDRHAGIGLGHLGLEPFGFVLNDRRFAGLPMVLETPKGTVDGEDLDLINLRRLRSLIREVGA, from the coding sequence ATGGCTCACCTGTTAGGCGCACATATGTCGATCGCAGGCGGCCACGATCGTGCGATTCGTGCGGCGAACGCCGCGAACTGCACCTCATTGCAGATCTTCACCAAGAACAATAATCAATGGGCTGCACCGGCCTTAAAAGAAGAGGGGGTGGCGGCGTTCCGGCAATTGTTGGACGAATCGAAAATTTCTCGTCCGGTAGCGCATAATTCCTATCTGATCAACCTCGCCAGCGCGGACGATCTGCTATGGCGTAAGTCGATCGCAGCCATGATCGTCGAGCTGGAGCGGGGCGAGGCCCTCGGGCTCGCGGACCTGGTCGCGCATCCCGGTGCGCACGTAGGGTCGGGTGAGGAGGAGGGCCTGAAGCGGATCGCGGAGGGCCTCGACGAGATCCATCGGGCAACGAGAGGCCTGGAGATCCGAATCGCACTGGAGACGACGGCCGGGCAGGGGAGTTGCCTCGGGCATCGGTTCGAACACCTTGCGAGAATTATGGACGAGGTCGCAGAGCCCGAACGGTTGGGTGTGTGCGTCGATACATGCCATCTTTTCGCGGCGGGGTATCGGCTCGGCACCCAATTGGAGTACGATGAGACGTTCGGAGAATTCGACCGCCTCGTCGGTCTGGGTCGCGTCCGCGTCTTGCACCTGAACGACAGCGCCCGAGAGTTCGGCTGCCGGGTCGACCGGCATGCGGGCATCGGCCTGGGTCATCTCGGCCTGGAACCATTCGGTTTCGTGCTGAATGACCGCCGCTTCGCGGGGCTGCCGATGGTGCTGGAGACTCCCAAAGGGACGGTCGACGGCGAGGATCTCGACCTCATCAATCTCCGACGGCTGCGCTCGCTGATCCGGGAAGTCGGCGCGTGA
- a CDS encoding DUF72 domain-containing protein translates to MSDGLHEILIGCSGWSYPDWAGPFYPEGMASGDFLGFYADRFNIVEVDSSFYRAPSPAMARGWRDKTPDHFRMALKVPRAITHEKMLRDCGAEVDAFIQSVAPLGKKAMVALLQLGYFNKGAFASLEAFLRVLDAFLELWPQRTLPLAVEIRNPRWVVPELTDVLRAHSASYTLTDQTWMPKPAEVMKKIDPLTGPFCLIRLLGDREGMEKITTTWDKTVVDRTEDLESVAGLIENLASSVPVLVFVNNHYGGHSPETARQLRGFLKLPEPSVPERPRTTLFD, encoded by the coding sequence ATGAGCGACGGACTCCACGAGATCCTGATCGGTTGCAGCGGCTGGAGCTACCCCGACTGGGCGGGCCCGTTCTATCCCGAAGGGATGGCCTCGGGCGATTTCCTGGGTTTCTACGCCGACCGCTTCAACATCGTCGAGGTCGACAGCAGCTTCTATCGGGCCCCGAGCCCCGCGATGGCCCGCGGCTGGCGGGACAAGACGCCCGATCACTTCCGGATGGCCTTGAAGGTCCCCAGGGCCATCACCCACGAGAAGATGCTGCGCGACTGCGGGGCCGAGGTCGACGCCTTCATTCAGTCGGTCGCACCTCTGGGCAAGAAGGCGATGGTCGCGCTCCTGCAACTGGGATACTTCAACAAGGGGGCATTCGCGTCCCTCGAAGCGTTCCTCAGGGTACTCGACGCCTTCCTGGAACTCTGGCCGCAGCGGACCTTGCCGCTCGCGGTGGAGATTCGCAATCCTCGATGGGTCGTGCCCGAGCTGACCGACGTCTTGCGGGCCCACTCGGCGTCGTACACACTCACCGACCAGACCTGGATGCCCAAGCCCGCCGAGGTCATGAAAAAAATCGATCCCCTGACCGGCCCGTTCTGCCTGATCCGGCTGCTCGGCGATCGCGAAGGCATGGAGAAGATCACGACGACCTGGGACAAGACGGTGGTCGATCGAACCGAAGACCTGGAGTCGGTCGCGGGGTTGATCGAGAACCTGGCCTCGAGCGTCCCGGTCCTGGTCTTCGTCAACAATCATTACGGGGGCCACTCGCCCGAGACGGCCCGCCAGCTCAGAGGCTTCCTGAAGCTTCCCGAGCCCTCCGTCCCAGAACGCCCGCGGACGACGCTCTTCGACTGA
- a CDS encoding nitrilase-related carbon-nitrogen hydrolase, protein MTTPGRHESPARSDRPFRLGVAQVAPRLGDVDQNLRMHLDSIERAKVSGVDLLVFPELSATGYDLRDLVPEVAQPAAGAFAAAVREAAGSMAVVFGFVEEDPAYRFHNAAIYVDGPNPGSIHRKVYLPTYGMFDEGRYFAPGDRIRAIPTRFGRMGLLICEDAWHLSCAVVLQAEDIDFLVILANSPARGVGGPGFDSERAWSTLLETYSTFLSVPVAFANRVGFEEGVGFWGGSRILGPGGQTLAVAPELEPAFISAIVDHRETRKQRILAPLARDERLELTRSELERIQYERANRRNPS, encoded by the coding sequence ATGACGACGCCAGGCCGCCACGAATCCCCCGCTCGAAGCGATCGCCCATTCCGCCTCGGCGTGGCGCAGGTCGCTCCCAGGCTCGGCGATGTTGATCAGAACTTGCGGATGCATCTGGACTCGATCGAGCGGGCCAAAGTTTCGGGCGTCGACCTGCTCGTCTTCCCCGAGCTCTCGGCCACGGGCTACGACCTGCGCGACCTGGTCCCCGAGGTCGCCCAGCCCGCGGCGGGTGCATTTGCCGCCGCCGTCCGCGAGGCGGCCGGCTCGATGGCGGTCGTCTTCGGCTTCGTCGAAGAAGACCCTGCGTATCGGTTCCACAATGCGGCGATCTATGTTGACGGGCCGAACCCGGGCTCGATCCACCGAAAGGTTTATCTGCCGACGTACGGGATGTTCGACGAGGGGCGTTATTTCGCCCCCGGCGACCGGATCAGGGCGATCCCCACGCGGTTCGGGCGGATGGGTTTGCTCATCTGCGAGGACGCCTGGCACCTCTCCTGCGCGGTCGTGCTCCAGGCCGAGGACATCGACTTCCTGGTGATCCTGGCCAACTCGCCCGCTCGAGGCGTGGGGGGGCCCGGTTTCGACAGTGAACGGGCCTGGTCCACTTTGCTGGAAACCTACTCGACCTTCCTGTCGGTGCCGGTAGCGTTCGCCAACCGTGTGGGGTTCGAGGAGGGGGTCGGATTCTGGGGCGGGAGCCGGATTCTGGGGCCGGGTGGGCAGACGCTCGCCGTCGCGCCCGAACTTGAGCCGGCGTTCATCTCCGCGATCGTCGATCACCGCGAGACGCGCAAGCAACGGATTTTGGCGCCGCTGGCTCGTGACGAGCGGCTGGAGTTGACCCGGTCGGAACTGGAGCGGATCCAATATGAGCGAGCCAATCGCCGCAACCCTTCCTGA
- the mutS gene encoding DNA mismatch repair protein MutS translates to MSSVDTPATPMMQQYRELKARDPDALLLFRMGDFYEMFGDDAERAAPLLGLTLTSRDKGPNAMPMAGFPHFALEGYLVKLIQAGQRAAVCEQVEDPKQAKGLVRRDIVRVVTPGTLTDDALLDPKTANYLVAVVEAKGKLALAWAELSTGRFFVSSASRTEFADEIARLDPAEAIISETALEAPWVRILRGRARLAVTIRPSWDFQHDQAFRALCDHFRATTLAGFGVDDQSPDIQAAGALVAYLRETQKTVLGHLIRLTPYRRGETLGLDEMTRRSLELTRTLREGKREGSLLDVVDRTCTAMGARLLADWLTSPLTNRERIEARHGAVAELINEHALREGLRASLGQANDLERLAARIGTGRATPRDLVALARTLAILPGLKAKLAARRSALIIELEASLELCPEVRTSIETALVDDPPLTPREGGLIREGYHAQLDELRELAKGGKSWIARYQSEQVRRTNIPGLKVGFNKVFGYYIEVTHAQGGKVPADYIRKQTVKNAERYITPELKEYEDKVLRAEDRACELEYELFTSLRDRVSADAPRLVQAGAILAQIDTLGGLAELAAKQGFCRPEMVDEPVLDVEAGRHPVLDCLMPAGQFVPNDVKLGPDETTLLLLTGPNMAGKSTYIRQVALMAVLAQAGSFVPARRAKLGVVDRLFARVGATDELSRGQSTFMVEMTETANILHNATARSLVILDEIGRGTSTFDGVSLAWAIAEHLHDVIGCRCLFATHYHELVELEKIKPRFRNANVAVREQDGEIVFLHRIIPGGADQSYGIHVARLAGVPTPVLERAREVLGFLERQHAATESGAQSSTAQLKPAGLPRAKSARSLQGSLFAGLPDPMVEALKKVEPEALDLDGARDLIRRLRELAD, encoded by the coding sequence ATGAGCAGTGTCGACACCCCGGCCACGCCGATGATGCAGCAGTATCGCGAGCTGAAGGCCCGCGATCCCGATGCACTCCTGCTCTTTCGCATGGGCGATTTCTACGAGATGTTCGGCGATGACGCCGAGCGGGCCGCGCCGCTTCTGGGCTTGACTCTGACCAGTCGCGACAAAGGGCCCAATGCCATGCCCATGGCGGGGTTCCCTCACTTCGCGCTGGAAGGCTATCTCGTCAAGCTGATCCAGGCCGGCCAGCGTGCCGCGGTCTGCGAGCAGGTGGAAGACCCGAAGCAAGCCAAGGGGCTCGTCCGCCGAGACATCGTGCGGGTCGTGACCCCCGGCACGCTGACCGATGACGCGCTGCTCGACCCCAAGACGGCCAACTATCTCGTCGCCGTGGTTGAGGCGAAGGGAAAGCTCGCCCTGGCCTGGGCCGAGCTGTCGACCGGCCGCTTTTTCGTGTCGAGCGCATCGCGGACCGAGTTTGCCGACGAGATCGCCCGGCTCGACCCGGCCGAGGCGATCATCTCTGAGACGGCCCTGGAGGCCCCCTGGGTCAGGATCTTGCGCGGCCGGGCCAGGCTGGCCGTGACGATCCGACCTTCGTGGGACTTCCAGCACGACCAGGCCTTCCGGGCCCTCTGCGACCACTTCCGCGCCACCACTCTGGCCGGCTTCGGCGTCGACGACCAGTCGCCCGACATTCAGGCGGCCGGGGCGCTCGTCGCTTATCTCCGCGAGACGCAGAAGACGGTGCTCGGGCACCTGATCCGGCTCACCCCCTATCGACGAGGGGAGACGCTGGGGCTCGACGAGATGACCCGCCGCAGCCTGGAGCTGACCCGTACCTTGCGCGAGGGGAAACGCGAAGGCTCGCTGCTCGACGTCGTCGATCGCACATGCACCGCGATGGGCGCCCGCCTCCTGGCCGACTGGTTGACCTCGCCGTTGACCAATCGAGAACGGATCGAGGCCCGTCATGGCGCGGTCGCCGAGTTGATCAATGAGCACGCCCTCCGCGAAGGCCTCCGCGCCTCGCTCGGGCAGGCCAACGACCTCGAACGACTGGCCGCCCGGATCGGCACCGGCCGCGCCACGCCCCGCGACCTGGTGGCGCTGGCCAGGACCTTGGCGATATTGCCGGGCCTGAAGGCGAAGCTGGCGGCTCGCAGGTCGGCGCTCATCATCGAGCTGGAAGCGTCCCTGGAGCTCTGCCCCGAGGTCCGCACCTCAATCGAGACCGCGCTCGTCGACGACCCGCCGCTCACCCCCAGGGAAGGGGGTCTGATCCGCGAAGGCTATCACGCGCAGCTCGATGAGCTTCGCGAGCTGGCCAAAGGGGGAAAGTCGTGGATCGCCCGCTATCAGAGCGAGCAGGTCCGCAGGACGAACATCCCCGGCCTGAAGGTCGGCTTCAACAAGGTCTTCGGCTATTACATCGAAGTGACTCACGCCCAGGGGGGGAAGGTCCCGGCCGATTACATCCGCAAGCAGACGGTCAAGAACGCCGAGCGGTACATCACCCCCGAGCTGAAGGAATATGAGGACAAGGTCCTCAGGGCCGAGGATCGTGCCTGCGAGCTCGAGTACGAGCTGTTCACCAGCCTCCGCGACCGGGTCAGCGCAGACGCCCCTCGGCTGGTCCAGGCCGGCGCGATCCTGGCACAGATCGACACGCTGGGGGGCCTGGCCGAGCTGGCCGCGAAGCAAGGCTTCTGCCGGCCCGAGATGGTCGACGAGCCGGTGCTGGACGTCGAGGCAGGCCGGCATCCTGTGCTCGATTGCCTCATGCCCGCCGGCCAGTTCGTTCCCAATGACGTGAAGCTCGGGCCCGACGAGACGACACTCCTCCTGCTGACCGGCCCCAACATGGCGGGCAAGAGCACCTACATCCGCCAGGTGGCCTTAATGGCCGTGCTAGCCCAGGCAGGTTCGTTCGTGCCCGCGCGGAGGGCGAAGCTCGGGGTGGTCGACCGGCTATTCGCCCGCGTCGGGGCCACCGACGAGTTGAGCCGGGGTCAGAGCACGTTCATGGTCGAGATGACCGAGACAGCCAACATCCTGCACAACGCCACGGCCAGGAGCCTGGTCATCCTCGACGAGATCGGCCGTGGGACGAGCACCTTCGACGGGGTCTCGCTGGCCTGGGCAATCGCCGAGCACCTTCACGACGTCATCGGCTGCCGCTGCCTGTTCGCCACCCACTATCACGAGCTCGTGGAGCTTGAGAAGATCAAGCCCCGGTTCAGGAACGCCAACGTCGCGGTCCGCGAGCAGGACGGCGAGATCGTCTTCCTCCACAGAATCATCCCCGGCGGCGCCGACCAGAGCTACGGCATCCATGTCGCACGGTTGGCCGGCGTCCCGACCCCGGTCCTGGAACGGGCTCGCGAGGTTCTCGGCTTCCTGGAACGCCAGCACGCCGCCACCGAATCTGGTGCCCAGAGTTCGACCGCCCAGTTGAAGCCGGCGGGCCTACCGCGGGCGAAGTCGGCGAGGAGTTTGCAAGGGAGCCTCTTCGCCGGCCTGCCCGACCCGATGGTCGAGGCCCTGAAGAAGGTCGAGCCCGAAGCCCTCGACCTGGACGGCGCACGCGACCTGATCCGCCGGCTCAGGGAGCTGGCCGATTGA
- a CDS encoding STAS domain-containing protein yields the protein MSQAPRRHLRLETIDGVTVVSFVDTKIVTEENIQEVGDQLYSLVEDEGHKQILLNFGNVQYLSSAALGKLINLKKKVSAVKGKLKLCCIHPDLLEVFRITRLDQVFEIYSEEQQALDKY from the coding sequence ATGTCGCAAGCGCCTCGCCGTCACCTCAGGCTCGAAACCATCGACGGCGTCACGGTGGTCAGCTTCGTCGACACCAAGATCGTCACCGAAGAGAACATTCAGGAAGTCGGCGATCAGCTCTACAGCCTGGTCGAGGACGAGGGTCACAAGCAGATCCTCCTCAACTTCGGCAATGTTCAGTACCTTTCCAGCGCCGCGCTGGGCAAGCTGATCAACCTGAAGAAGAAGGTCAGCGCCGTCAAAGGCAAGCTGAAGCTTTGCTGCATCCACCCCGACCTGCTCGAGGTCTTCCGGATCACACGCCTGGATCAGGTCTTCGAGATCTATTCCGAAGAGCAGCAGGCCCTCGACAAATATTGA
- a CDS encoding cytochrome c3 family protein: MASQGRESKARAQRIELDYYKTPDGIQRGKLALTFLGVVAVAAWFALNLEWDGRTLKSSAGGRLRSSPGPLIEAHATWEANCEACHVPFTPIKGNSPLDALALTAKTSTAASRCESCHAGSAHHAAPAGMNVAKNDCAGCHQDHQGRLARLTRLDDSKCKSCHAMLGDFRHEGSANPALANIEGFSTGLSNSHPEFEPLKHPDPGGIKFNHALHMSPGLTTTPGGKPFLASKIRLEKDRDAYRGSSGVADSSVSLRCQSCHATNPADLRAPGRVDLSVAATTGASMLPIRYEVQCRACHELGFDTTKPDMMMTHRIQPSEVSTRLREYFSGEILRDDPAFMARYVPARPGLGPISALEPKVQTLGDRLVSKVREASTLLFDGDRACQKCHDYASRDQLGAPTQVKAANIPQVWFTHANFDHSAHRGVDCRSCHAGAYPDATPASMSKADVLIPGIESCRQCHAPKAQAGWMAGASSKVASGGATFDCTLCHSYHVRGTEAVAGGTRTIAPETLRDIEQFLRAEPR, encoded by the coding sequence ATGGCCAGTCAGGGTCGCGAGAGCAAGGCCCGCGCCCAGCGGATCGAGCTGGACTATTACAAGACGCCCGACGGGATCCAGCGCGGCAAGCTGGCGCTGACCTTCCTGGGCGTCGTCGCGGTGGCCGCCTGGTTTGCCCTGAACCTCGAGTGGGACGGCCGGACGTTGAAGTCCAGCGCCGGCGGCCGGCTGCGTTCGAGTCCCGGCCCCTTGATCGAGGCCCACGCCACCTGGGAGGCGAATTGCGAGGCGTGCCACGTCCCGTTCACGCCGATCAAGGGGAATTCCCCGCTCGATGCCCTGGCGTTGACCGCGAAAACCTCGACGGCGGCCTCACGCTGCGAGTCGTGCCACGCGGGTTCCGCCCATCACGCCGCGCCCGCGGGGATGAACGTCGCCAAGAACGACTGCGCCGGCTGCCACCAGGACCATCAGGGCCGACTTGCCAGGCTCACGAGGCTCGACGACTCCAAGTGCAAGAGTTGCCATGCGATGCTCGGAGATTTCCGGCATGAGGGGTCCGCGAATCCGGCGTTAGCGAATATTGAGGGCTTTTCGACGGGCCTGTCGAATTCTCATCCCGAGTTCGAGCCCCTCAAGCATCCGGATCCCGGCGGGATCAAGTTCAACCACGCCCTGCACATGAGCCCTGGCCTGACGACGACGCCCGGTGGGAAGCCCTTCCTGGCCTCGAAGATCCGCCTCGAAAAGGACAGGGACGCGTATCGCGGATCCTCGGGCGTCGCGGACAGCTCGGTGAGTCTCAGATGCCAGTCGTGTCACGCGACGAACCCGGCCGACCTGCGTGCCCCGGGTCGGGTCGACCTCTCCGTCGCGGCGACGACCGGCGCGTCGATGCTCCCGATCCGCTACGAGGTGCAATGCCGCGCCTGTCATGAGCTGGGCTTCGACACAACGAAACCCGACATGATGATGACTCACCGCATTCAACCGTCGGAGGTTTCGACGCGGCTGCGGGAGTATTTTTCGGGCGAGATCTTGCGAGACGACCCGGCCTTCATGGCTCGATACGTCCCCGCCCGACCGGGCCTGGGGCCGATCTCGGCCCTGGAACCAAAGGTCCAGACGCTGGGCGATCGACTGGTTAGCAAGGTTCGAGAAGCTTCCACGCTGCTCTTCGATGGAGATCGAGCCTGCCAGAAATGCCATGATTACGCGTCAAGAGATCAGCTTGGGGCGCCGACCCAGGTCAAGGCCGCGAACATCCCCCAAGTCTGGTTCACGCATGCCAACTTCGATCATTCGGCGCATCGAGGCGTCGACTGCCGGTCGTGCCACGCGGGGGCCTATCCCGACGCAACCCCGGCCTCGATGTCGAAAGCGGATGTCCTGATCCCGGGGATCGAGTCATGCCGCCAATGTCACGCGCCCAAGGCCCAGGCGGGTTGGATGGCAGGAGCAAGCTCGAAGGTTGCGAGCGGCGGTGCGACGTTTGACTGCACGCTCTGCCACTCGTACCACGTCCGGGGGACGGAGGCTGTCGCGGGTGGAACCCGGACCATCGCTCCCGAGACGCTGCGGGATATCGAGCAATTTCTCAGGGCCGAGCCGCGTTGA
- a CDS encoding NAD+ synthase — MSEPIAATLPEPLAIDCALVEALLVAFVRDEVRRTGLSRVVFGLSGGIDSTLSAYIAAKALGPLNVCGIRMPYSQSSTETMEHGTLIADELGIEMRTVAITDQIDAYYRNFPDASRLRRANKMARERMTILYDHSAEQKALVLGTSNKTELLIGYGTIYGDMASAINPIGDLYKTQVWALSEHMGVPESVVKKKPTADLWAGQTDEMELGFTYGDVDRLLVRMVDERARLAELEAEGFDPAFIRRVGTMVRSSQYKRRLPLIAKLSHRTIDRDFRYSRDWGT, encoded by the coding sequence ATGAGCGAGCCAATCGCCGCAACCCTTCCTGAACCCCTGGCGATCGACTGCGCGCTCGTCGAGGCCCTCCTCGTCGCCTTCGTCCGCGATGAGGTGCGCAGGACCGGCCTGAGCCGGGTCGTCTTCGGGCTGTCAGGCGGGATCGACTCGACGCTCTCGGCCTACATCGCCGCGAAGGCGCTCGGCCCCCTGAACGTCTGCGGGATCCGGATGCCCTACAGCCAGTCGTCGACGGAGACGATGGAGCACGGCACCCTCATCGCCGACGAGCTCGGCATCGAGATGCGAACCGTCGCCATCACCGATCAGATCGACGCCTATTACCGGAATTTTCCCGACGCGAGCCGCCTCAGGCGGGCCAACAAGATGGCCCGCGAGCGGATGACGATCCTCTACGATCATTCCGCCGAGCAGAAGGCGCTCGTCCTGGGAACGAGCAACAAGACCGAGCTGCTCATCGGCTACGGCACGATCTATGGCGATATGGCCTCGGCGATCAACCCGATCGGCGACCTCTACAAGACGCAAGTCTGGGCCCTTTCCGAGCACATGGGCGTGCCCGAGTCGGTCGTCAAGAAGAAGCCGACGGCCGACCTCTGGGCGGGACAAACCGACGAAATGGAGCTAGGGTTCACGTACGGCGACGTCGACCGGCTGCTCGTGCGGATGGTCGACGAGCGTGCCAGGCTTGCTGAGCTCGAAGCCGAGGGCTTCGATCCGGCCTTCATCCGGCGTGTCGGGACGATGGTCCGGTCGAGCCAGTACAAGCGCCGGCTGCCGCTCATCGCCAAGCTGTCGCATCGGACGATCGACCGCGACTTCCGCTATTCGCGAGACTGGGGCACCTGA
- a CDS encoding DUF1573 domain-containing protein — MGRRNRLAAALAFVVLAVGTTSASAANWGESLFSEHKHDFGTVARGSVVRHSFALTNVLTEPVTIVNIRASCGCTSGSANASIVPPGGKAIVEAQMDTRNFVGPKATVLFVHLATPSGGEVEVGIPVQSLILSDVVLNPGTIDFGTLTRGQKVSRELTIDRINLDGWKINKMVSASKVLDASLVETVRQGATVGYKLTVSLKADAPAGVIRDEIRLLSNDPATASIPIPVSGVIRGDLNASPSQLNLGNVISAGGVQARFFVRGSKPFSIIKIDGAGDGFELSPPEKGAKATHVVTVTFKPEASPARGEIKRVFRITTDVAGEAPVEVNATLQLAP, encoded by the coding sequence ATGGGGCGGCGAAATCGACTTGCCGCGGCGCTGGCGTTCGTTGTCCTGGCCGTCGGCACCACGTCCGCGAGCGCGGCGAATTGGGGCGAGAGCCTCTTCAGCGAGCATAAGCACGACTTCGGCACGGTGGCTCGCGGGTCGGTGGTCAGGCACTCTTTCGCCCTGACGAACGTGCTGACTGAGCCCGTCACGATTGTCAACATCCGGGCCTCGTGCGGCTGCACCAGCGGCTCGGCCAACGCCTCGATCGTCCCTCCCGGCGGGAAGGCGATCGTCGAGGCCCAGATGGACACGCGCAACTTCGTCGGCCCCAAGGCCACGGTGCTGTTCGTCCACCTGGCCACGCCGTCGGGCGGCGAGGTCGAGGTCGGTATTCCCGTCCAGTCCTTGATCCTCAGCGACGTCGTGCTGAACCCGGGGACGATCGACTTCGGCACGCTCACCCGCGGTCAGAAGGTGAGCCGCGAGCTGACCATCGACCGGATCAACCTCGACGGCTGGAAGATCAACAAGATGGTCTCCGCCAGCAAGGTGCTGGACGCCAGCCTCGTGGAGACCGTCCGCCAGGGGGCCACCGTCGGCTACAAGCTGACCGTCTCGCTCAAGGCCGACGCCCCCGCCGGCGTCATCCGCGACGAGATCAGGCTCCTCAGCAACGACCCCGCCACCGCCAGCATCCCCATCCCAGTCTCCGGGGTCATTCGCGGCGACCTGAACGCCTCGCCCTCCCAGCTCAACCTGGGCAACGTCATCTCGGCCGGCGGCGTGCAGGCCCGCTTCTTCGTCCGCGGCAGCAAGCCGTTCTCGATCATCAAGATCGACGGGGCCGGCGACGGCTTCGAGCTGAGCCCGCCCGAGAAGGGGGCCAAGGCCACCCATGTCGTCACCGTCACCTTCAAGCCCGAGGCCAGCCCCGCACGCGGGGAGATCAAGCGCGTCTTCCGCATCACCACCGACGTCGCCGGCGAGGCGCCCGTCGAGGTCAACGCGACACTTCAACTCGCCCCCTGA
- a CDS encoding sigma-70 family RNA polymerase sigma factor: protein MLATMEAAPTQRGDWDELADLVRLAQSGDREAFGSLVEQFERTVHAICLRRLGSPVEALELTQEVFIHVLRRIHQLREPERFAGWLRQVTVRMSINRATRRLEPTSVEPAILAEARSRTGEPLDDLIARERAERLWDAMDVLKPIDREALVAFYIQGRSLIDIADELDIPMGTIKRRLHTARRRLKETLEARSVDVDEWSMSTFGDADDQVEESAVARVFELV from the coding sequence ATGTTGGCGACTATGGAAGCGGCCCCCACCCAGAGGGGCGACTGGGACGAACTGGCGGACCTGGTCCGACTGGCCCAAAGTGGCGACCGCGAGGCCTTCGGCTCGCTGGTTGAACAGTTTGAACGGACCGTGCATGCGATCTGTCTGCGTCGGCTGGGCAGCCCGGTCGAGGCCCTGGAATTGACCCAGGAGGTCTTCATCCACGTCCTCAGGCGGATCCACCAGCTCCGCGAGCCCGAGCGGTTCGCCGGCTGGCTGCGCCAGGTGACCGTTCGGATGTCAATCAATCGGGCCACGCGTCGGCTCGAGCCCACCTCCGTCGAGCCTGCCATCCTCGCCGAAGCACGGAGCCGGACCGGAGAACCGCTCGACGACCTGATCGCTCGCGAACGCGCCGAACGGCTCTGGGACGCGATGGACGTCCTCAAGCCGATCGACCGTGAGGCGCTCGTCGCGTTCTATATCCAGGGTCGCTCGTTGATCGACATCGCCGACGAGCTGGACATCCCGATGGGAACGATCAAGCGACGCCTTCACACCGCCCGACGTCGGCTCAAGGAGACTCTCGAAGCCCGGTCGGTCGACGTCGATGAGTGGAGCATGTCAACCTTCGGTGACGCCGACGACCAGGTCGAGGAGTCCGCGGTCGCTCGAGTCTTCGAGCTCGTCTGA